The proteins below come from a single Erythrobacter sp. SG61-1L genomic window:
- a CDS encoding energy transducer TonB produces the protein MAYVDRQSGASKATSIATVAIVHAALGAVLIYGLAAKFVPKEDEGHLILTDFPTETPPPPPTETPSATPSSTITTVNPPLDTRQNTDVQVETQPFPTSTGVVLDPIPRPTIAPTVPVTPTPTPLFTPKNPSPANDRSGWVTTADYPARDLRLGHTGTTKYRVVISSSGKVQSCEITGSSGFAGLDEATCKNVSRRARFDPASNANGEKIVGTWSGSVSWRIPD, from the coding sequence ATGGCCTATGTCGACCGTCAGAGTGGCGCCAGCAAAGCCACTTCGATCGCCACGGTGGCGATCGTCCACGCGGCTCTCGGAGCCGTATTGATTTACGGGCTGGCCGCGAAATTCGTGCCGAAGGAGGATGAGGGTCACTTGATCCTGACCGATTTTCCGACGGAAACACCGCCACCGCCGCCCACAGAAACGCCCAGTGCGACGCCTTCCAGCACGATCACCACGGTCAACCCGCCGCTCGACACCAGACAGAACACTGACGTGCAGGTCGAGACGCAGCCCTTCCCGACATCGACTGGAGTGGTGCTCGATCCGATACCCCGGCCCACCATCGCGCCGACCGTTCCGGTAACCCCGACACCTACGCCGCTCTTCACGCCGAAGAACCCCAGCCCCGCCAATGACCGCTCCGGCTGGGTGACGACGGCGGATTATCCGGCGCGCGACCTGCGGCTGGGCCACACCGGCACCACGAAATATCGCGTGGTCATCAGCAGTTCGGGCAAGGTGCAGAGCTGCGAAATCACCGGCAGCAGCGGCTTTGCCGGGCTGGACGAGGCGACCTGCAAAAATGTCTCGCGCCGCGCCCGGTTCGATCCGGCCAGCAATGCCAATGGCGAAAAGATCGTCGGAACCTGGTCCGGCTCGGTGAGCTGGCGGATTCCGGACTGA
- a CDS encoding alpha/beta hydrolase → MPAVIFPGPEGRLEGRFQPAPRPRAPVAMILHPHAQAGGTMNDRITQRLYKTFVDRGFATLRFNFRGVGRSQGSFDNGVGELSDAAAALDWVQSIHPEAQTTWIGGVSFGALIGMQLLMRRPEIRGFISVAPPANMYDFSFLAPCPASGLIVQGAADTVVQPQAVQKLVDKLRTQKHITIHHEEIPRANHFFEHEIEDLMGSVDKYLDFRLSPDCPIR, encoded by the coding sequence ATGCCTGCTGTCATTTTTCCCGGCCCCGAAGGCCGCCTCGAAGGCCGCTTCCAGCCCGCCCCGCGCCCGCGCGCGCCGGTGGCCATGATCCTGCACCCGCATGCCCAGGCAGGCGGGACGATGAATGACCGCATCACGCAGCGTCTTTACAAGACCTTCGTGGATCGCGGTTTTGCCACCCTGCGCTTCAATTTCCGCGGCGTGGGCCGCAGCCAGGGCAGCTTCGACAATGGCGTGGGCGAACTCAGCGACGCGGCCGCCGCGCTCGACTGGGTGCAGTCCATCCATCCCGAAGCGCAGACCACCTGGATCGGCGGCGTCAGCTTCGGCGCGCTGATCGGCATGCAGCTGCTGATGCGCCGCCCGGAGATTCGCGGCTTCATCTCGGTCGCTCCGCCGGCCAATATGTATGACTTCTCGTTCCTGGCCCCCTGCCCGGCCAGCGGTCTGATCGTTCAGGGCGCGGCTGACACGGTGGTGCAGCCGCAGGCCGTGCAAAAGCTGGTCGACAAGCTGCGCACGCAGAAGCACATCACCATCCATCACGAGGAAATCCCCCGGGCGAACCACTTCTTCGAGCACGAGATCGAAGATCTGATGGGTTCGGTGGACAAATATCTCGACTTCCGCCTCTCGCCGGATTGTCCGATCCGTTAA
- a CDS encoding aminotransferase class V-fold PLP-dependent enzyme has translation MPRRIYLDFAATTPLLPEAGEAMREGFGIWANPSSPHAEGRKARAALEDARARMKAALGWDGEVIFTSGASEALAIALKQAQAPLLAVSAVEHESVLRHAGDAARLPVDTLGLVNPADCALPGLVAVQQANSETGVLQPLNAIAEAVRSAGGVLLADCAQGAGKLTLPDADLIALSAHKFGGPIGIGALLVRDWALLKPTGGQERGYRGGTENLPGAMAMVAALEADRAWLDEAVRLRALLDDAIAAAGGELLCVETARVPSIAAYRMPGMSANAQLIRFDAAGFAVSAGSACSSGSLKVSHVLSAMGYADPGEVIRVSIGRETSEADILAFLEQWRAVAGRAAG, from the coding sequence ATGCCCCGAAGAATCTATCTCGATTTTGCTGCGACCACTCCCCTTCTGCCCGAGGCTGGGGAGGCCATGCGCGAGGGGTTTGGCATCTGGGCCAATCCCTCCAGCCCCCATGCGGAAGGCCGCAAGGCCCGTGCCGCGCTGGAGGATGCGCGCGCCCGGATGAAGGCGGCTCTGGGCTGGGACGGGGAAGTGATCTTCACTTCCGGCGCCAGCGAGGCGCTGGCCATCGCGCTGAAACAGGCGCAGGCGCCCCTGCTGGCGGTGAGCGCGGTGGAGCACGAATCCGTGCTGCGCCACGCAGGCGATGCGGCGCGCCTGCCGGTCGATACGCTGGGGCTGGTGAACCCTGCCGATTGCGCATTGCCGGGGCTGGTCGCCGTGCAGCAGGCCAATAGCGAGACGGGCGTGCTCCAGCCGCTCAACGCCATTGCCGAGGCTGTGCGCAGCGCGGGCGGGGTGCTGCTGGCCGATTGCGCGCAAGGGGCAGGCAAGCTCACCTTGCCCGATGCGGACCTGATCGCGCTTTCGGCACACAAATTCGGCGGCCCCATCGGCATCGGCGCATTGCTGGTGCGCGACTGGGCGCTGCTGAAGCCCACGGGCGGGCAGGAACGCGGCTATCGCGGCGGGACGGAGAACCTGCCCGGCGCCATGGCCATGGTCGCGGCGCTGGAGGCGGATCGCGCATGGCTGGACGAAGCGGTGCGCCTGCGCGCCCTGCTGGACGATGCGATTGCGGCGGCGGGCGGGGAGTTGCTGTGCGTGGAAACCGCGCGCGTTCCCTCGATCGCTGCCTATCGCATGCCCGGCATGTCGGCCAATGCGCAGCTGATCCGCTTCGACGCGGCAGGCTTCGCGGTTTCGGCGGGCAGCGCCTGTTCTTCCGGCAGCCTCAAGGTCAGTCACGTGCTTTCCGCCATGGGCTATGCCGATCCGGGCGAAGTAATCCGCGTGAGCATCGGGCGCGAGACGAGCGAGGCGGATATTCTGGCCTTTCTCGAACAATGGCGCGCCGTGGCCGGACGGGCGGCCGGATGA
- a CDS encoding cysteine desulfurase family protein, translated as MIYLDYQATTPLAPEARDAMLPWLGGPESMGFGNPHSPHRMGRQAAAAVEAARDHVAALLPPGGRVIFTSGATEAINLAIKGTARAGRAIAASAIEHAAVLDCAEAVRETCPTHILPVDADGLVGADALLPEGLGLLALMQVNNEIGTIQPVDALAQAAHAAGALVLCDAVQGAGKLSAPAGADLIAISAHKLYGPKGIGALWVRDGVELVPQMHGGGQEQGLRSGTLSPALCAGFGAAAKLARARMDADSAHVEMLWRHARSLFADWVLNGSAPDRWKGNLNIRRQGLDVARLMSDLRDVCFSAGSACASGSGRPSHVLRALGLSDAEAKSSIRIGFGRYTTMEELEEAAGKINQAAALQE; from the coding sequence ATGATCTATCTCGACTATCAGGCCACAACTCCGCTCGCGCCGGAAGCGCGGGATGCGATGCTGCCGTGGCTGGGCGGGCCGGAGAGCATGGGCTTCGGCAATCCCCATTCGCCGCACCGCATGGGCAGGCAGGCCGCCGCGGCAGTGGAAGCGGCGCGCGATCATGTGGCGGCACTGCTGCCGCCGGGTGGGCGCGTGATCTTCACTTCCGGCGCCACCGAAGCGATCAATCTGGCGATCAAGGGCACTGCCCGCGCGGGCCGGGCGATTGCCGCCAGCGCCATCGAACATGCCGCCGTGCTCGATTGTGCTGAGGCCGTACGGGAAACCTGCCCCACACATATCCTGCCGGTCGATGCCGATGGGCTGGTCGGCGCCGATGCGCTCCTCCCCGAAGGACTCGGCCTGCTCGCGCTCATGCAGGTCAATAATGAGATCGGCACGATCCAGCCGGTCGATGCGCTGGCACAGGCTGCCCATGCGGCGGGCGCGCTGGTGCTGTGCGATGCCGTGCAGGGGGCGGGCAAGCTTTCCGCGCCTGCCGGGGCCGATTTGATCGCGATTTCGGCCCACAAGCTTTATGGCCCCAAGGGCATTGGCGCCCTGTGGGTGCGGGATGGGGTGGAGCTTGTTCCGCAGATGCACGGCGGCGGGCAGGAGCAGGGCTTGCGTTCCGGCACGCTCAGCCCGGCCTTATGCGCGGGTTTCGGCGCGGCGGCCAAGCTCGCCCGCGCGCGCATGGATGCCGATAGTGCCCATGTCGAAATGCTGTGGCGCCATGCGCGGAGCCTGTTCGCGGACTGGGTGCTGAACGGCAGTGCGCCGGACCGCTGGAAGGGCAATCTCAACATCCGCCGCCAGGGACTGGACGTTGCCCGCCTGATGTCGGATCTGCGCGACGTGTGCTTTTCCGCAGGCTCCGCCTGTGCCTCGGGATCGGGCCGCCCCAGCCATGTGCTGCGCGCGCTGGGCCTTTCGGATGCAGAGGCAAAAAGCTCGATCCGGATCGGCTTCGGGCGCTATACGACGATGGAAGAACTCGAAGAAGCCGCCGGGAAGATCAATCAGGCGGCGGCATTGCAGGAATAG
- a CDS encoding 2Fe-2S iron-sulfur cluster-binding protein — MVKVTFVTTDGTRLDAEGEEGISLLEAGQAIGMPLEGTCEGQMACSTCHVIVDPDWFGRLKPASDDEEDMLDLAAAVERTSRLSCQIVLTPELEGLTVRIPRESKDAQGY; from the coding sequence ATGGTCAAGGTCACATTCGTCACTACCGATGGCACCAGGCTCGATGCCGAAGGCGAAGAAGGCATTTCGCTGCTGGAGGCGGGGCAGGCCATCGGCATGCCGCTGGAAGGGACGTGCGAAGGGCAGATGGCCTGTTCGACCTGTCATGTAATCGTCGATCCCGATTGGTTCGGCCGTCTCAAGCCCGCCAGCGATGACGAGGAAGACATGCTGGACCTTGCCGCCGCAGTGGAACGCACCAGCCGCCTGTCCTGCCAGATCGTGCTGACGCCGGAACTGGAAGGGCTGACCGTGCGCATCCCGCGCGAGAGCAAGGACGCGCAGGGTTATTGA
- the parC gene encoding DNA topoisomerase IV subunit A: protein MAITTEDDDAFDAIVDAPFDSALSERYLVYALSTITARSLPDLRDGLKPVHRRLLWAMRALKLDPANAFKKSSRVVGDVIGKYHPHGDVAVYDAMVRLAQDFSLRYPLVEGQGNFGNIDGDNAAAYRYTEARLTKTAMQLMDGLDEGTVNFIPTYNNEEEEPEIFPGLFPNLLANGATGIAVGMATSIPSHNVAEIIDATLELVDNPHVEHARLMEMFHGPDFATGGVIVDSPAAISHAYETGRGAFRVRGRFHAAEAKEEADRDAGIERLGGGQYQLVISEIPYMVQKGKLIEQIAQLIADRKLPILEDVRDESDEQIRIVLVPKSRNIDPELLKESLYKLTDLESRFSLNLNVLDATRTPMVMGLKELLGNWIASQIDILQRRAQHRLDRIAARLELVEGYIIAFLNLDRIIEIIRTEDEPKAVMMAEFNLTDRQAEAILNMRLRSLRKLEEMELRQERDDLLAERDDLEKLLASPERQRTRLKRDLRNLRKDYAEDTALGRRRTTIAEAAPTVEFTMDAMIEKEPVTVILSAKGWIRAARGHVPLDQEWKFKEGDGPAFALHCQTTDKLLIAADNGRFYTLGADKLPGARGFGEPIRTMVDIEADAGIVSALAYRAKGKLLLAATNGKGFAAEMDELLAETRKGRQVVNVKGDVKLSVVRPIAEEDDHVAVVGDNRKLIVFHLQEVPVMGRGQGVQLQRYRDGGMSDAVTFKLDDGLSWTMGGDTGRVRTEKDIRMWKVARGAAGRLPPTGFPRDNKF from the coding sequence ATGGCCATCACGACCGAAGACGACGACGCATTCGACGCGATCGTCGATGCACCGTTCGATTCCGCCCTGTCGGAGCGCTATCTCGTCTATGCGCTCTCCACCATCACCGCCCGCTCGCTGCCCGATCTGCGCGACGGGTTGAAGCCGGTGCATCGCCGCCTGCTGTGGGCGATGCGGGCGCTGAAGCTCGATCCGGCCAATGCCTTCAAGAAGTCCAGCCGCGTGGTGGGCGACGTGATCGGCAAATATCACCCGCATGGCGACGTTGCCGTCTATGACGCGATGGTCCGCCTCGCGCAGGATTTCTCTCTGCGTTACCCGCTGGTGGAAGGGCAGGGGAATTTCGGCAATATCGATGGCGATAATGCCGCCGCCTATCGTTACACCGAAGCCCGCCTGACGAAGACGGCGATGCAGTTGATGGACGGGCTGGACGAAGGCACCGTCAACTTCATACCGACTTACAATAATGAGGAAGAAGAGCCTGAAATCTTTCCGGGTCTCTTCCCCAATCTGCTGGCCAATGGCGCCACCGGCATTGCCGTGGGCATGGCCACCTCTATCCCCAGCCACAACGTAGCCGAGATCATCGACGCGACGCTGGAACTGGTCGACAATCCGCATGTCGAACATGCCCGGCTGATGGAAATGTTCCACGGACCGGACTTTGCGACCGGCGGCGTGATCGTGGATAGTCCGGCGGCGATTTCCCACGCCTATGAAACCGGGCGCGGCGCCTTCCGCGTGCGCGGGCGCTTCCATGCGGCCGAGGCAAAGGAAGAGGCGGATCGCGATGCGGGGATAGAGCGGCTGGGCGGCGGGCAGTACCAGCTCGTCATCTCCGAAATTCCCTACATGGTGCAGAAGGGCAAGCTGATCGAGCAGATCGCCCAGCTGATCGCCGACCGCAAGCTGCCCATCCTGGAAGACGTGCGGGATGAAAGCGATGAGCAGATCCGCATCGTGCTGGTGCCCAAGAGCCGGAATATCGACCCGGAACTGCTCAAGGAATCGCTCTACAAGCTGACCGATCTGGAAAGCCGTTTCAGCCTGAACCTCAATGTGCTGGATGCCACCCGCACGCCGATGGTGATGGGGCTGAAGGAACTGCTGGGCAACTGGATTGCCAGCCAGATCGACATCCTCCAGCGCCGCGCACAGCACCGGCTGGACAGGATCGCGGCCCGGCTGGAACTGGTCGAAGGCTATATCATCGCCTTCCTCAACCTTGACCGGATCATCGAGATCATCCGTACCGAGGATGAGCCGAAGGCCGTGATGATGGCCGAATTCAACCTGACCGACCGGCAGGCAGAAGCGATCCTCAACATGCGGCTGCGCAGCTTGCGCAAGCTGGAGGAAATGGAACTGCGGCAGGAGCGGGACGACCTGCTGGCCGAGCGTGACGATCTTGAAAAGCTGCTTGCCTCGCCGGAACGCCAGCGCACGCGCCTGAAGCGCGACCTGCGGAACCTGCGCAAGGATTATGCGGAAGATACTGCGCTCGGCCGCCGCCGCACCACCATTGCGGAAGCCGCGCCGACGGTGGAATTCACCATGGACGCCATGATCGAGAAGGAACCGGTGACGGTGATCCTTTCGGCCAAGGGCTGGATACGCGCGGCCAGGGGGCATGTTCCGCTCGATCAGGAATGGAAGTTCAAGGAAGGCGACGGGCCTGCCTTTGCGCTCCATTGCCAGACGACCGACAAGCTGCTGATCGCCGCCGATAATGGCCGTTTCTACACTCTGGGGGCGGACAAGCTGCCCGGCGCGCGCGGCTTTGGCGAACCGATCCGTACCATGGTGGACATAGAGGCGGATGCCGGGATCGTCTCCGCGCTGGCCTACAGGGCCAAGGGCAAGCTGCTGCTGGCCGCCACGAACGGCAAGGGCTTCGCCGCCGAAATGGACGAGCTGCTGGCCGAAACCCGCAAGGGCCGCCAGGTGGTGAACGTGAAGGGCGATGTGAAGCTCAGCGTCGTGCGTCCGATTGCCGAGGAAGACGATCACGTCGCTGTGGTGGGCGACAACCGCAAGCTGATCGTATTCCACCTGCAGGAAGTGCCCGTGATGGGCCGCGGGCAGGGCGTGCAGCTGCAGCGTTACCGCGATGGCGGCATGTCCGATGCCGTCACTTTCAAGCTGGACGATGGGCTGAGCTGGACCATGGGCGGCGATACGGGCCGCGTCCGCACCGAAAAGGACATCCGCATGTGGAAGGTGGCGCGCGGGGCGGCCGGCCGCCTGCCGCCCACCGGCTTCCCCCGCGACAACAAGTTCTGA
- a CDS encoding CCA tRNA nucleotidyltransferase → MAEVLPAAHWTQREDLARLIDALGNGPDGAAQARWVGGAVRDSLLGVEPYDIDAATPLKPRDVMARLERAGIRTIPTGIDHGTVTALLPDGKVELTTLRRDVSTDGRRATVEYASEWRDDAARRDFTINALYVDPRTLEIFDYFGGLDDLAARRVRFIGDARQRIREDHLRILRYYRFQARFGSGLDPEAEEACAELAATLKGLSRERVAMELLNLLGLPDPTDTLLRMYQREVLGVVLPEVTQQAIENLPGLIAAEKAAGIAPLAIRRMEALLPPLPTVAEGVAARLRLSRAQRERLSCVAARQCDDGADPHALAYRCGLDCAVDRLLLSGSDPAPIMGWAIPELPLKGGEIVRRGVKAGPDVARILRTVEARWIAEGFPGRERVLDLLESELPA, encoded by the coding sequence GTGGCTGAAGTGCTCCCCGCCGCTCACTGGACACAGCGCGAGGACCTTGCCCGCCTGATCGACGCGCTGGGCAATGGGCCGGATGGCGCCGCACAGGCACGCTGGGTCGGCGGCGCCGTGCGCGACAGTCTGCTGGGCGTGGAACCTTATGACATTGACGCCGCCACGCCGCTCAAGCCGCGCGACGTCATGGCGCGGCTGGAACGCGCGGGCATTCGCACTATCCCCACCGGGATCGATCACGGCACGGTCACGGCGCTGCTGCCGGACGGCAAGGTGGAGCTCACCACGCTGCGCCGCGACGTTTCGACCGACGGGCGCCGGGCCACGGTGGAATATGCCAGCGAATGGCGCGACGATGCCGCACGGCGCGATTTCACGATCAATGCGCTCTATGTCGATCCGCGCACGCTGGAGATCTTCGACTATTTCGGCGGGTTGGATGATCTTGCCGCCCGGCGCGTGCGCTTCATCGGCGATGCCCGCCAGCGCATCCGCGAGGATCACCTGCGCATCCTGCGCTACTACCGTTTTCAGGCGCGTTTCGGATCGGGCCTCGATCCCGAGGCGGAGGAAGCCTGTGCGGAGCTGGCCGCCACGCTGAAGGGCCTCAGCCGGGAACGCGTGGCGATGGAACTGCTGAACCTGTTGGGCCTGCCCGATCCGACCGACACGCTGCTGCGCATGTATCAGCGCGAAGTGCTGGGCGTCGTGCTGCCCGAAGTGACGCAACAGGCAATCGAAAACCTGCCCGGCCTGATCGCGGCGGAGAAAGCCGCCGGTATCGCCCCGCTGGCAATCCGCCGGATGGAGGCCCTGCTGCCGCCCTTGCCCACGGTGGCCGAAGGGGTTGCGGCGCGGTTGCGCCTGTCGCGCGCCCAGCGCGAGCGCCTGTCCTGCGTCGCCGCGCGCCAGTGCGACGACGGCGCCGATCCACACGCCCTTGCCTATCGTTGCGGGCTGGATTGCGCGGTGGACCGCCTGCTGCTGTCCGGCAGCGATCCCGCCCCGATCATGGGCTGGGCCATTCCAGAGCTTCCGCTGAAAGGCGGAGAGATCGTACGGCGCGGGGTAAAGGCCGGGCCGGACGTGGCGCGAATCCTGCGCACGGTCGAAGCGCGCTGGATTGCCGAGGGCTTTCCCGGCCGCGAACGGGTTCTGGACTTGCTCGAGAGCGAATTACCTGCCTGA
- a CDS encoding CoA pyrophosphatase: protein MGPLFDRLKIIFDEGHGVQLPGLRTDAAFAPPGEVRPAAVMIGVTDRAEPGVILTHRPLAMRQHAGQVAFPGGKLDPGEDAVAAALRETHEELGINPSDISVIGATDRFITGTGYDITPVMGVLPPDLPIVPNPHEVSDWFEAPLHFVLDPANRVRKQAEYRGRLREYTEIVWEGHRIWGVTAAIIENLSERLAWEGLIRG from the coding sequence ATGGGCCCGCTGTTCGACAGGCTGAAGATCATCTTTGACGAAGGCCACGGCGTGCAGCTTCCCGGCCTGCGGACCGATGCGGCCTTTGCCCCGCCCGGCGAAGTGCGCCCGGCCGCGGTGATGATCGGCGTTACCGACCGGGCAGAACCGGGCGTGATCCTTACCCATCGTCCGCTGGCCATGCGCCAGCATGCCGGGCAAGTGGCGTTTCCGGGCGGCAAGCTCGATCCGGGTGAGGATGCAGTTGCCGCCGCACTTCGCGAGACGCATGAGGAACTTGGGATAAACCCTTCCGATATTTCAGTTATCGGCGCGACTGACCGGTTCATTACCGGCACCGGTTATGACATCACACCGGTAATGGGCGTTTTGCCGCCGGACCTGCCGATCGTGCCCAATCCGCATGAAGTGTCCGACTGGTTCGAGGCACCTTTGCACTTCGTGCTCGATCCGGCGAACCGGGTGCGCAAGCAGGCCGAATATCGCGGGCGCCTGCGCGAATATACCGAGATCGTGTGGGAGGGGCACCGCATCTGGGGCGTCACTGCCGCGATAATCGAAAACCTCTCGGAACGGCTCGCCTGGGAAGGACTTATCCGTGGCTGA
- a CDS encoding N-acetyltransferase, which translates to MDAADSSPTLIPLDAVDPALVEQLLDRAFGTDRHGRTAYKVREGMDWLPGLSFAALDDEGHLVGTIQTWPVALTDPEGRAHPMLMVGPVAVVPERQGEGYGQALMLAMLGALDDRAPLPQVLIGDADYYGRFFGFSAAPTGGWQVPGPYERDRLLVRAVNPAVLPSEGTLGPWRG; encoded by the coding sequence ATGGACGCTGCCGACTCTTCCCCCACCCTGATCCCGCTCGATGCGGTGGACCCCGCGCTGGTTGAGCAATTGCTCGACCGCGCTTTCGGGACAGACCGGCACGGCCGAACCGCCTACAAGGTGCGCGAAGGGATGGACTGGCTTCCGGGCCTCAGCTTCGCCGCGCTGGACGATGAAGGCCATCTGGTCGGCACGATCCAGACCTGGCCGGTCGCCCTGACCGACCCTGAAGGGCGTGCCCATCCCATGCTGATGGTCGGCCCGGTTGCAGTCGTTCCCGAACGACAGGGTGAAGGTTACGGCCAGGCACTGATGCTGGCCATGCTCGGCGCGCTGGATGACCGGGCACCCCTGCCGCAGGTGCTGATCGGCGATGCCGATTATTACGGGCGCTTCTTCGGATTCAGCGCCGCCCCCACTGGCGGATGGCAAGTCCCCGGCCCCTATGAGCGAGACCGGCTGCTGGTGCGCGCCGTGAACCCGGCCGTGCTCCCCAGCGAAGGAACGCTCGGCCCTTGGCGGGGCTAG
- a CDS encoding PQQ-dependent sugar dehydrogenase produces MNRNFRASAPLLALAALALASCNSAYSGDSSAQSVVNSTDGVIGPFAVTQMGAFNEPWAMAFEPGTGNLFITEKKGAIQFLTPSGAIGEVSGVPEVAYGGQGGLGDFVFAPDYTTSHRIYLSWAERAEDPNPENKRRAVVGMGKLNCTDDTKCAIEGLKVIWRQEPAIASFGHFSHRIAFSPDGNHLFVTSGERMQGAPAQDLNTNLGKVVRLMPDGSPAPGNPFASMGGVSAQIWSYGHRNLLGLKFDGQGRLWELEHGPAGGDELNLVEPGKNYGWPLVSDGDDYSGTPIPRNATRPDLAAPAIAWNPVIAPGDFIFYSGGLFPQWRGNALIAGLKTQALVRVAIEGDKAREIERVNLGMRLRDIVQGPDGAIWVVGDGPGGKLLKLTPKE; encoded by the coding sequence ATGAACAGGAATTTCCGGGCTTCTGCCCCGCTTCTTGCCCTTGCCGCGCTTGCTCTCGCAAGCTGCAACTCCGCCTATTCCGGGGATAGTTCGGCGCAATCCGTCGTCAATTCAACGGACGGTGTAATCGGCCCCTTTGCCGTCACCCAGATGGGTGCGTTCAACGAACCATGGGCCATGGCGTTCGAACCCGGCACCGGCAATCTGTTCATCACCGAAAAGAAGGGCGCGATCCAGTTCCTTACGCCCAGCGGCGCCATTGGCGAGGTGAGCGGCGTGCCCGAAGTGGCCTATGGCGGACAAGGCGGGCTTGGCGATTTCGTGTTCGCGCCGGATTACACCACCAGCCACCGGATCTATCTGAGCTGGGCCGAGCGCGCGGAAGACCCCAATCCGGAAAACAAGCGCCGCGCCGTGGTCGGCATGGGCAAGCTCAATTGCACCGACGATACGAAATGCGCGATAGAAGGGCTGAAAGTGATCTGGCGGCAGGAACCTGCTATCGCCAGCTTCGGCCATTTCTCCCATCGCATCGCCTTCTCGCCCGATGGCAATCACCTGTTCGTCACCAGTGGGGAACGGATGCAGGGCGCCCCGGCGCAGGATCTGAACACCAATCTGGGCAAGGTGGTACGCCTGATGCCCGACGGCTCCCCTGCCCCCGGCAATCCCTTTGCCTCCATGGGCGGCGTTTCCGCGCAGATTTGGTCTTACGGCCACCGCAACCTGCTGGGGCTGAAGTTCGATGGTCAGGGCCGCCTGTGGGAGCTTGAGCATGGCCCGGCGGGCGGTGACGAGCTGAACCTTGTCGAACCCGGCAAGAATTACGGCTGGCCGCTGGTTTCCGATGGCGACGATTATTCGGGCACGCCCATTCCGCGCAACGCCACTCGCCCCGATCTGGCGGCCCCCGCAATCGCCTGGAACCCGGTAATCGCACCGGGGGATTTCATCTTCTATTCGGGCGGCCTGTTCCCGCAATGGCGCGGCAATGCGCTGATTGCCGGCCTCAAGACACAGGCGCTGGTGCGCGTGGCGATCGAGGGTGACAAGGCGCGCGAGATCGAACGCGTCAATCTCGGCATGCGCCTGCGGGACATCGTGCAAGGGCCCGATGGGGCCATCTGGGTGGTGGGCGACGGTCCGGGCGGCAAGCTGCTGAAGCTTACCCCGAAGGAATAG
- a CDS encoding ribonuclease HII, whose product MLCSTPDPRFCAELGAENILAGVDEAGRGPLAGPVVAAAVVLCKPRPKGLDDSKKLSPARRAKLDLSIRARCAWGIGVVDVEEIDRINIFQATMLAMSLAVANLCDALGAQPAQVLIDGNMTPAGRREEWRWPARAIVGGDALEPAISAASIIAKEYRDRMMREAALAHPHYGWEKNMGYGTPEHLAALRAHGPTPLHRRSFAPVAQMELF is encoded by the coding sequence ATGCTCTGCTCAACACCTGATCCCCGTTTTTGTGCCGAGCTTGGTGCAGAAAACATTCTCGCCGGTGTGGACGAGGCTGGTCGCGGGCCGCTGGCTGGCCCGGTTGTGGCCGCAGCCGTGGTGCTGTGCAAGCCCCGGCCCAAAGGACTGGACGATTCCAAGAAGTTGTCCCCCGCCAGGCGCGCCAAGCTGGACCTTTCGATCCGCGCACGCTGCGCATGGGGCATCGGCGTGGTGGACGTGGAAGAGATCGACCGGATCAATATCTTCCAGGCCACCATGCTGGCGATGAGCCTAGCAGTGGCCAATCTCTGCGATGCGCTGGGCGCGCAGCCCGCGCAGGTGCTGATCGACGGGAACATGACGCCGGCGGGCAGGCGGGAGGAATGGCGCTGGCCCGCCCGCGCCATCGTGGGCGGGGATGCTCTGGAACCGGCAATCTCCGCCGCCTCCATCATCGCCAAGGAATATCGCGACCGTATGATGCGCGAGGCGGCACTGGCGCACCCGCATTACGGCTGGGAAAAGAACATGGGCTACGGCACGCCCGAACATCTCGCTGCCCTGCGCGCCCACGGCCCGACCCCGCTGCACCGCAGGAGCTTTGCACCCGTGGCACAGATGGAGCTGTTCTAG